One genomic segment of Vibrio penaeicida includes these proteins:
- a CDS encoding ABC transporter permease: MKAYVLLIPGLGVILFLMGSALYAVVAQSFGMVSLTGESSFTFTFWQEMISDPILQRSLAYSLRTSTLGSLGAIIIAYPIAMWLSKPLPAKPLLIGVLRAPMFVPGLVAAFLLINVISYHGILNEGLMALGLLDKPLRLTNDKFGWSVILLQIWKNVPFALILLGGAINSIRSDILNAADDLGASRFAKFRQIIFPLTIPALQASLILIFIGALGDFAFASIAGSRNAYSLSMLMNFTATQYYEWEKAAVIAMVIMLVAVISAVVITLVTQPFATKTRSVITTIQGRNS; the protein is encoded by the coding sequence GTGAAAGCTTATGTACTTCTTATTCCTGGCTTAGGCGTCATTCTGTTCTTGATGGGCAGTGCTCTCTATGCCGTTGTCGCCCAAAGTTTTGGCATGGTCAGCCTGACAGGTGAATCGTCATTTACGTTTACTTTTTGGCAAGAGATGATTTCCGATCCAATTTTACAGCGTTCGCTCGCTTATTCATTACGCACGTCCACTCTAGGCAGTTTGGGCGCCATCATAATCGCTTACCCCATTGCCATGTGGTTAAGTAAGCCATTACCCGCAAAACCACTGCTTATAGGTGTGTTGCGTGCTCCAATGTTTGTACCGGGGTTAGTCGCCGCGTTCTTACTTATAAATGTCATCTCGTATCACGGCATTTTGAATGAAGGGCTGATGGCTTTAGGTCTTCTCGATAAGCCACTCCGCTTAACAAACGATAAGTTTGGTTGGAGTGTGATCCTATTGCAAATCTGGAAAAACGTCCCGTTTGCACTCATTTTATTGGGTGGTGCTATCAACAGTATTCGGAGTGACATTCTTAATGCCGCAGACGATTTGGGAGCCTCTCGTTTTGCAAAATTTAGGCAGATCATTTTCCCGCTCACCATTCCCGCATTGCAAGCGTCTTTGATATTGATATTTATTGGTGCCCTTGGTGATTTCGCCTTTGCTTCTATCGCGGGTTCACGAAACGCTTATTCGCTCTCTATGCTGATGAACTTTACCGCGACGCAGTACTACGAATGGGAGAAAGCCGCCGTTATCGCCATGGTTATCATGCTTGTTGCTGTTATTTCCGCCGTCGTCATTACCTTAGTCACCCAACCTTTCGCAACCAAGACTCGTTCCGTTATTACGACCATTCAAGGGAGGAATTCGTAA